The Lathyrus oleraceus cultivar Zhongwan6 chromosome 5, CAAS_Psat_ZW6_1.0, whole genome shotgun sequence genome includes the window AAAAAAGAATAATTGATGTAGAAACATTAGAACCGCAATCATTTTTTGAAAGACCCTGCAATTGTTCAATAGAAGATATACATAAATTATGGATTTACCCTGCAGTTATTCTATGAGATACTGGAACATTAAATCCAACCCAACCACGGAATTTATCTTTATAAATTGACTCCGTTGCTCTCATCCAATCTTCATAAATAGGATTTCCTGAACCAAGCATTACCTAATAAACGGAAAAATATTTAGAGGCTAGAATATAAAATAAGGctacaaacacaatatattccTCAGAATATATATTCTTATAATATTTACCAAATATACTCTCAAATGGTATTATCAAACCCTAAATGATATGAGACCCTAAGAGTGGTCACAGATTGCAGATAGGACCAGGAAACCAAGGACTTAATTATTTGGCACAGCAAATATATTTATAAAACTAATTTACAAATCACTTACAAACTGAACATCATCTTGCATAAGCTCTGGAATTGCCACACGAATCAGCTCAATACCTTTCTGGTAATCAAGTCTTCCAACAAATCCAATCTACAAGTTTCAGCCTCGATCAATAAAAGAAAGAGTGAGAAAGAACTTTACCATATAGATAACATGCACTTACCATCGGACAGTCAGGCCTCACTGGAAGACCCAATTCCTTCTGCAAGGCAACCTTACATTTCACCTGTCCATTACAGATGATTAGGGTAAGAAAAGTTCAGCTTAAGATATAAAGGACAGGTGATACAGCAAAAGACTAAAACCACCTTCCCAGAAAGGTCGTCAGCAGAGTAGTTGCTAGCAAGATGTTCATCAGATGATGGGTCCCATTCGGTAACATCAATTCCATTAGTGATCCCTAATCAACAATAAAACCATTACAAGTTTGAGCATCAAAGTGCATCTTTCAGTAAAGAACTAACAATATCCTAGCAATTATCCTCCATCAACTTCGGAAAACACCAGAGTAGGCAACTTTGTCTGTTTTTTGTTTGTTGATTAATCTCTCCACCACTATGTTTATGCTTGAATAGTCCCAAAATCAATTCATACATTCACACAACATGGGAACTAACATTCAATCAAAGTTTCATGTGCAAAATCCAAAGTCTGCTAATTGCCACTCCATATGAATACAACATGGCAATTAACAATTAATCAAAACAGAGGTGCGACTGCACAAAATTGTACGTTACATAAGCTTTTCTTTTTCTTAAAAGAAGAATTGATAACAGGATCAGAAGGAATTGGTGTTCTGAATTTTTTGAGCGATCCTAATTTCCAAGTCAGCCTACTATTATTGCTGAAATTAATAGCATTATTGAGATACTCAAATCATCCAATATCAATATTTACCACGAACACAACAACCAAATTTGATCTAGAACTTTATTGAAGATGTGCATTTTTCCCGAAGGGGATGAGTATAAACATTTATCAACTTAAAAATACATAAACCATATTAAACATTCCATGGTAAGAGCTTGAAAATGTATGAACAAAAAAATCATGTTGAAAAACTTACCGTTGAGAATACTTTTTCTATCGCGTAATATTTCATGTAGACCGAATCCACCTTCATTAGTTGTTATCTCCCATGAATAGCCCTGGAAAAGGGACAAAGGTCTCTAAGAATTCCATACAATAACACACATACAAACTGGAAATTCTATTAAACCTGAAAAAAGAAAGGTACCCGCCAAAATTTGGGGTCTGGAACCTCTGCTTACGGATTCCAAAACCCCACTTAGGCCATATTTGGATGGAGAATTTTGGAGGGGAGGAGTGTgcttatttttattttctaaattaaagaagctataaaatatttttaaacatgAATTTAGTATGATTAAAATTTACATCACCATCTATCATATTATTATTTCAATTTTGAAAACTTTCAAATATATAACAAAATATAGACACAGTCCTTCATAACCTTCTCTTCTAAAATACTCTATCCAAACATACACTTTGTGTTTGGTTACTTATTCTATGCCTTTTATCATTGCTATTATATTACCGGTCAACGCAAGGTTGTTACAAGCCACTTCTCTTTTCCAGAGATTGTCAATATACTAAAACCAATAGGTATTGTAAGTTATAACAATGTGATTCTAGCTTTTAATATTTGGTGGGTGATTTTAAAATTTGTAAATTGAGTATCCACTACGAGGAACGGAAAGAATTTGGAGTAATTTAAAAATACCCAAAATCTAACTAGATAAAACAATATGAAGCAAAATAAGTAATATAAAGTATAAATACCTTGCTTACTGTTACTATCCGATCAGCTGTAACAATGGCGCCTTTTAGAAAATTGACAGCTTCGCCTGTGTCAAGAGCATGTGTCCTCGCCCATGTAGGGAACACCCATCCCAGTGCTCCATACCATTCATGAGGCAGCCCCAAATTGCCATATGTAATTGCAGGTTCCACTCCCTAACATATAAATTTATCAGCTTCTTTGCTGATTTAACAAGACTAAACAACTTAAAGATGCTAGGCATCAAAAGCATACTATTATGAATTGCTATTGCTTAGCGACACCTTCAAAAAGTTAAATacataaataaaaaatgaattaatttaCCTGGTGTGCAATATTGTGAATCACTAATATACTACGTGCATCCTTATATACCCCATACGGACGATACTTAGCTGCCAAAAGTCTGCAATACAATACCAGTGCTCGTCCTTAGTAAGGTGGTGTCAACTCAGACAAATCACAAGAAGCTTTAAATGAAATTTAAAATGTGAAAATCTACATGGCACGAGGAGGAAAAATGAAATTTAAAGGTAGCTATGCATACACTGAAACTAGGCTGGCATGCCAATCATTAACGAGGAACAGACATTTTTCTCCATAAGTGAAACCTCCCAATGGAAGCACCAATGGCGCTTCACATGCTGCATGGGAAAGTAAAGTGAACCGAAACTGTAAAACCAAATGAGAGGGAAATTTATTATTAATCATATATCAGAGATGGAAGTAGAATGCTAATCTAGCACCAAAGGTAGAAGTAAGAATATACCTGATTATCTGCAAAAGTCCCAATCTTGTCCCCATAAGGATTACCTGGTCTATGGAATGAAGGGTGATCCACAAATACCTAAAAACAGCAATGCAGTACAGAACTGATTATCATCAACCACAGAGACACCAATTAGATGCTAAgatgcaaaaaatcaaatccaaaAGTAACAGGCAAATGCCTAGAACAAAAAGGAAATAAGACAAGGCATAGGAGGTTCTTACCCAATCAACCCCTTCCCTATACTCATGGTAAAAGCCAACTTCTTGAGCGGCACCAAAGCAAAATACCTTGATATTTCTATCAAGATCAACTGCACCAGAAAACTTCTTATCTGCAGCAGTACCATGTTGGTATCTAGGAGAGATAACCATAACACGGTGTCCACGACCTGCCAACGCTATTGGCAAAGAACCACAAACATCTGCAAGTCCGCCAGTTTTAGAATACGGCGCAGCTTCGGATGTAACAAAAACAATGTTGTGAGACACTCTAGTCTGAGCCTTATCTTCTCCTACATTTTTATCCTCCGGTTCTTCAACTTCATCACTCCTTAAACCCCGTGGAGTGTCAGTAGTAGTTTTCCCTACATATACTAATCTCATAAACTCTTTGTAACAAATCAAAAATCATAACAATAGCACAATATTAGCATTGATTCAAATCCACAATACCTAATACCTAATTAGAATAAGTCAAGCAAAAGAATTTCAATTACACGGTAATAATGCATATGAAAATAGTGAGAATTTCAAAAAGTGAAAATGCAAAAGGCAAACCAGAGTCAGTAGTAGCCAAGCGAAATCCAACAAGAGAGCCAAAATCATCCATCTCTCTAGACAACAAGAGAGCCCTATCCTCATCACGTTGTTGAATTTCATCATCTTCAAAGGAAACAGGTCCTTCCGGTGAAGCGGGGGAACCGCCGTCAGTGTCACCGGAAATTGATCGCAGAGTGGCATTTTTAGTAGCTTTTTTGAGGTTAGAAGGGAAAACCAATTGCGGCAAGAATCTTGAATTGGAAAGAGGTCGAGATGGAGTTGGAGATGAAGATGCCCGGGGATGGGGATGGTGATGGAGAAGGAGACGAGGAATTTCCAGAGACTCCATACGGATTCGATGAACGAAGTCCAGTGAAGGAGGGAAAGGATCGTGAAGAGAGAAATAGAGAAAAGGAAGAGAGAGTGTAgtgttgtgtgtgtgtggtgtgtaCAAAAAGGGGGTCACATGAGATGAATGACGTGTGATGAAACTAGATATGGAGAGAGAAAGGGGTCATAGAAAATGCGCCAATACCAATACAAAAAATAACGCTAGATTATGTAGATTTTAGGGCCATCGACatgaatttttatttatttatagaATAATCATAGTATACTATTGACAGGCTTTTGTACCTTACCAGTTACCACTAGATCTCAATCTCCTTTTTCGCTTGATTGAGGACGAGGAGTCTTTGGTTTAGTCTCTAACATTATCGGATATTTTTATTTATTCTGGATTCTGATTTATAAGTCCGCGTATTTTATACTACCGCCAACTTGCAAGTGCCGACATATAgcaaattatatatatatatatatatatatatatatatatatatatatatatatatatatatatatatatatatatatatatatatatatatatatatatatatatatatatatatatatatatataaaagtgCAAATTATTCTCTTGTGCAGACAAAAAATTATTCTAATGACAACAAATTTGAATTTCTTAAATTAGTTAAATTATACTCACCTCTAAGGTATAAATAGATTAGTTTGGTTTGAATTTGATCAAAATATGACTCAATTCATACTTGTATATCAATTTGGATGAAGTAAATTAATGATGTATGATATTATTAGGTTGGTATGGGTAAAATCATAAATGCGTGGGTTGAATTGAGTTAgaaaatttaaatattttaaaatagTTGAAAAAAAAAATACTACATTAAAAAATATAATGTCAAATTCAGATGAAAATGAGAGCTCTTCGTCTTATAAAGAATCTTCTTATGAGAAAATATATCAAATTAACAAATTTGAAAAAATACAAATAGAGTTTTTTTATAAGAGGATTCTTCATAAGATAAAGAGTTTTTATCTTCGGCGGAATTTAAAAGTGAGTTTTTTAACGTAGTAATCAAGTTTTCTTTCAACTCTTCTAAAATGTTTAAAatttctaattgattaattttgTTTTAAACCTTATATTTATTAGTATATATAATGGCCAAAACAACGACACTTATAACATTTAACATCGTCATCTTTGAGTTTATTAGGGGATTTTTTGGTAAGGTTTCTTACCATGCTTTTTTTAGGACTTTTTATAAAATTCAAAGTTATCTTTATAAGGTTGTTTTTTTTATGGTAACGGAAATTTTTTCTATCTTTACTAATAGATCTTTTACTCTTAGGTTACTCGAAGCTCTTAAAATAGTAACTCCATATTATTCGCAAAATGAACCCATTTCATATTTATTACtaatcttttcatttttaattttagTTTGTAACTTCTAGTACAGATCTCTATACCAGTTTCAATAACATAATTGGATAGTTCTTCTATGATTAAAAATTGATAAGGGATATTTTCATTTAAGTGTTGCATACTATTAGTTTTTACATTTTCAGTAAATAATTTAGGCAAACCACTAATAAATCTTTCTTTTTAGTAATCTGCTACACCATTTAACATAAGATAAAATTTATATAGAAACATATTTATATATCACCTATAATCAGACATGGTTGGACAGTAGAATTTTAGTAATTGACTTGTTGCCCTTTGTTGAAACTTTAGAGGTTCTCCTACAAAGAACTTGGTAGTAGCATATAAGAGAGTTGTATCACAAATTTTTTCATTGGATTCTAATTTGATAGCTTAATCAATTTGGGTCTTATCTTCAGGATTAAAGAGATTATCCCACCATACTTTTAACTTCCCTATAAAGCCCATAATTAATATTTCTTTAGTATGTTTGTAAGTATTTACTTTGAGTTTAAATGTTGTAGCAGTCATAGTCATATTTTGTATTGTATCTAACACTTATTGTTCAGAAGCACCCTCGATGTTCCATTCGACAATGGACTCTCCTAAATAACTATTTTCAACAAAACTACTTCTTTCTTCAAATTACACATCAGTAAATGAAGGTCTAGGATAGTAGTTCCTAGTTTTAGGCCTAGGGTTTTTCCATCTAATTTGCTCACCATATTATCATATTCTTATTCTCGATATAAAGTATTTATCTCTCCTGAATAATTTTCAATATTTAAGATCTTTAACTTGATGATTAAAGCTTCTGTCTTATCACGACCTAGACTCATTTCTTTCAACTTTTGGTTAGAAAGAGCATGATATTGATATATAGGTCGGGTAGGGTCTAATTTAAAGTCTTTGGCATCCTTTAATTAACGAATAGAGTTTTCTATTATGTTTAATTGTTGGGACATAGTGTGTAGGATTTGGTTTAAGTAATTTATCTGATTATGCAGATTATTAATGTCTTTTTTTATTCTATAGGATTGACTATAGATTTAAAGGGCGAAGCCTctatttttatgttttttagaAGGGGTAATTTTGATAGCTTTTAGAGGTGGATGGATTGACTCCATAATTTATTTTTTAGCAGTCTTCCATTTAGTACTTATTCTAATATTGACATTTAAGTATATCTTAATAGCAAAGGATTTTCTATTTCTTCTTCTAAACATAGTAATTCAAACCATGTAAATAAATAGATATTAACATCATGGTCTTCTAAAAATTTATAGAACTTCTGCAAATAACATTGAGTTTGTTCTTTAGAAAAACTCAAGAAATACCAATTTCTTTTTTCTAAAATGTAAACAACCTCAAAATCAGCTCTAATTCAGGTTTTGTCTATGACAAAGGGTTCTTCTTTTGTAACAACTCCTAAAATTTGA containing:
- the LOC127081869 gene encoding starch synthase 1, chloroplastic/amyloplastic, which codes for MESLEIPRLLLHHHPHPRASSSPTPSRPLSNSRFLPQLVFPSNLKKATKNATLRSISGDTDGGSPASPEGPVSFEDDEIQQRDEDRALLLSREMDDFGSLVGFRLATTDSGKTTTDTPRGLRSDEVEEPEDKNVGEDKAQTRVSHNIVFVTSEAAPYSKTGGLADVCGSLPIALAGRGHRVMVISPRYQHGTAADKKFSGAVDLDRNIKVFCFGAAQEVGFYHEYREGVDWVFVDHPSFHRPGNPYGDKIGTFADNQFRFTLLSHAACEAPLVLPLGGFTYGEKCLFLVNDWHASLVSVLLAAKYRPYGVYKDARSILVIHNIAHQGVEPAITYGNLGLPHEWYGALGWVFPTWARTHALDTGEAVNFLKGAIVTADRIVTVSKGYSWEITTNEGGFGLHEILRDRKSILNGITNGIDVTEWDPSSDEHLASNYSADDLSGKVKCKVALQKELGLPVRPDCPMIGFVGRLDYQKGIELIRVAIPELMQDDVQFVMLGSGNPIYEDWMRATESIYKDKFRGWVGFNVPVSHRITAGCDILLMPSTFEPCGLNQLYAMRYGTIPVVHETGGLRDTVQNFNPFAVGSNAEGCNAEGTGWTFTPLTKESMLVALRYAIQTLNEHKSSWEGLMKRGMTRDYTWENAATQYEQIIEWAFMDPPYC